The nucleotide window TGGCGCCGACCAGACTttggacgcaacaaacttcagacatgccttgaccgccattcacagtgggaccattaacaccttcaccgactccctctctgtgaatggcgtacttagagtcaaccaccacccattgcagacgaagagcttaAGTTGCTACGAGAAACGAAAGCGACTCTTGCGGATCTTCGTTCTAGATACTGCAGCAAGTTAAAATCCTTCTTATTCAGAATAGACTACAAATATATGCCCAGCGTCCAATGAGCCCCCGCATGGCACTGgccaccttttttttttgttttttttagatcgccgaaaggactgcccttggtcggataaaatccgagtcaactACGGTACGTAGAACCGGCAGTCGTGGGAATTggcactggccacctctttgcatgccctactcATCCCATTCATCCGACACCCTTCTCCCTTTGGGCCGACCACATCGAAACAgaacgtttcctgggcctaccatTGGATGAtgtcgatgacaacttatctaatccttgTCATCCTAACGGAGATTATGTaccagttacaacaacaactggctGATGAGCAGTCTGTAGGCACAGGATAAAGGCACTTGGATCCATGTTTACAAATAGGGATCGCATCGCCTTagtagcacctagcagtatattggaatttataaatattctggGGTTAAGTGAGTCGTTGTGACTTgagagagggcacaatagaccttaggccTGTTAGGTGAATTTCTTTACGATTTCTCACATTAGTATTCTGTTAACTGAAAGATgcgtataaaatttataattttatacaagGAAAGTAGGTGTGGTTGTAGCCAAATTTCAACCTGAGATAtaggatttcacctaaaagtgggcggtgccacaccCACTGTCCAATTTTGACAACGACTGTCATAAATACCTTCCGTATCACCtcgggtgtaaaatttaatgtctctgaagGGATTTATTTAAtgagttatcgcacttttagtagtttttaccaataccgttatatgaggagtgggCGTGGTTATCGGCTGATTTAaccatataaacatatactaaAGGAATGCAGACTGTTAACATTAAAAAGGAGTATTTTCGGACTGTTAAAAGTCGGAATTTCGACCATATAGGCTTTAATGTTAAGACCGAATCGGTACCACTTCGTAAAACAGATAGGAGTTTCCACGACAGtcaggtctacgtaaccggaacggacctgaCAGAAttatgccgctacaacaacaacaacaacatatagaGTCGCCGTAAAATGCTAAAATTCTTTAAGTTTTCGATGACATAGAGTATGGGGAAATAATCGcgatacataacgggtgatttttttgaggttaggattttcatgcattagtatttgacagatcacgtgggatttcagacatggtgtcaaagagaaagatgctcagtatgctttgacatttcatcatgaatagacttactaacgagcaacgcttgcaaatcattgaattttattaccaaaatcagtgttcggttcgaaatgtgttttatcgacaaattttgttcagcgatgaggctcatttctggttgaatggctacgtaaataagcaaaattgccgcatttggggtgaagagcaaccagaagccgttcaagaactgcccatgcatcccgaaaaatgcactgtttggtgtggtttgtacgctggtggaatcattggaccgtattttttcaaagatgctgttggacgcaacgttacggtgaatggcgatcgctatcgttcgatgctaacaaactttttgttgtcaaaaatggaagaactgaacttggttgacatgtggtttcaacaagatggcgctacatgccacacagctcgcgattctatggccattttgagggaaaacttcggacaacaattcatctcaagaaatggacccgtaagttggccaccaagatcatgcgatttaacgcctttagactattttttgtggggctacgtcaagtctaaagtctacagaaataagccagcaactattccagctttggaagacaacatttccgaagaaattcgggctattccggccgaaatgctcgaaaaagttgcccaaaattggactttccgaatggaccacctaagacgcagccgcggtcaacatttaaatgaaattatcttcaaaaagtaaatgtcatgaaccaatctaacgtttcaaataaagaaccgatgagattttgcaaattttatgcgtttttttttttttaaaagttatcaagctcttaaaaaatcaccctttatattaaaaagatatACAAAACGTATTagggggttaggggtagtcagaattttccaCAAATCGATGCTTTTTGTTggcaattaaatatatatacatatattcagcgTTTAAAACTAGTTAccaagtatataaaaaaaacactcacCGATTTCACAGCCATTTTGCTTGAATTACCGATAACCAGTGGTCCGATCGGTTGTCGTGAGTTGGTCTGCATATCAGAATGTTGTTGTGTAGCAAAAGTGCCAAAGGTACTGTATTGCAACGCTTGATTGGCTGGATTACTAAATGTAATTGGAGGCGGCGCGTCATCGTCCACACTGTCTGGCACACCCAAATATCTGATTtcctgaaatatacatatgtacatatacataaataaacatatgtaaatatacatgaACCATTGAAACAGTTTCGTTTTCTGTACTCACCTGTTCTTCTGTTAAGAAGTATAATGTGGATTGTGCCTGCCAGTCAACATTAATGGAACGGTTCTTGGGATGTCGACGTGGGATCCAAACAGCGCCGTACAAAGGGGGCAAATTGCGTCGTTGATATATAGGTAGCGGTACATTGGGTTGGAAAACGTACACTATAAGAAGTTTTtggtaaatttgtatataatttgtgCTTAAATTATCATGTTATATAACTGTAACTTACATTCGTTATACTTTGTAAAGGCAGCGCATAAGTTGCTGATTGGATCGAAGGCCAAATGCTCGACAGACAATTTGCACGCCGCATGCAAACGTAGCGtaagtaaattgaaaattagaaCGCGCCGCTCTGTGCACACTACGACCTGAGAGCAGAAGAAATCTTTAGCTTCAtatgaaattcgaaaatctatTTATTACATTTGGCTTACCAAATGAGCCCATTCGCCCGCCGCAAATTGCACCTTCGAGATTTGAGCCCTTACTGGGTCAAGATCACCTATTTCTTCAACCAGATCTGTAGCTGCTGTTTgcttcgctgttgttgttgttttctcgCTCGTTGCCCCGGAAATGTCATAATGTGTGCTAGTGCCGTTCGTAAGCGTTGAGCCTTTACTTTTATCGCCAAAGTTCAGCACCTCCATCAGTGGCAGCAGTTTCCTTTGCACATCCACATCATACTTATTTTGGCGATTTTGATATTCGTGCATGCGACTCTTCGCTCTGTAACGTTCTCTTGGGCTCATACGCTTGAGCACGTTTTCCATATCGCGGTAACACTTTTGTTCGCCTTCTGGTAATATTGTGTCGTACAAATAGGCGAGTAAACGTGCGCGACCTTCGGGACGGACATTCACGTGAATACCGAGCCGTTGAAAGAGCAACACTTTATGGAAGAAGTTCAGCTCATGCATGTCCATTATTTTGTTGTACAACTGTCTTCGcgtctcttcgtcgatttcttCCGCCGACACTTCTTTGGgattaaattctattttttcacatttctcgGCAAACTTTTCGAGTTCCTTAATGAGCGTTTCATCATATTTTTCAACGAAATCATTTAATAGTTGCAACCAGCGTTTTTGCTTTTCCGGCGTGAATTCATCCTTAAGTGGCGACTCGATGTCTTTGCGCCGCAAGCTTACTTGTATGTGTGGCGCAACGCCATCATAACCGGGCGGTGGTGTGAGTGCTGCTTTCAGTTTCAAATTTTCAGCTTTATATATACAAAGCGTGTTGCCATAACCAGCCGCTAGTACGGAACCATCTTGCGAAAATGAAATGGATTCAATCGGTAAGTTGCGATAGCATGTTTGCGCTACACAATACCAAACTTTTCctttgttataaatattgtcCGTTTCCTCCAGCGACCAAATTTTGATTATGTTATCCTCACCGACGGTAGCACACAACAAATTATCCATTTGATTTGGACTAGAGAATTCGATAGCTTTGAATCCGCCTTCATGCGGCAGCTCGATATTTGTATTTAGCACGtaactaaaaagaaaataaattagtaaattaCTCTTTAACAACACAATCACTTTTCACGCACTTTTTCGCAGCCTCatcatatttccaaaattttaaacgcAACTCTGGCAAATGTTCGCGATCGTTGAAAACCTCACCGGTGGCCATCCAATCAATATTGAAAGCAGCCTTGGTCACAATAATGTTGTAGAGAACTTTATCAGATTCCATGGAAAGCGCGTTTTGCATTACAATATCCATCTGTAGGCAAATATAAATTCATTATTGTCAAATTTGTAACAATATAGGTTCAAGTACTCACGTTATATAACATGTTCTTTGTGTATACGGAGTAGAACTGCAAATGACAGTGTTTTCCATTCAGCACAAGCGTGTTCGTGCGTGGATTTAAACGTAAACCAACTGGAAATTTACATTGCCCAGTTTTATCATCTTCAATGTAGGTGAAGTCCTGTAGGGTGCATGTCACTTTTTTGTCCGTGCCAACAAAATGTACGGCATTATCTGCTGTGCAAACAGCAATTTGGGAATTAATATCATTAGCAGCGAGTTGACAAATAACAGACCCCATGCGTGGTAAAAAATTGCGTAAATTTGGACGTTGAGTATTCCAATACACAAGCACGGACTCATGGCCACTACTGTAAAAACCTGCGCCACTGGGTGTGAACGCTATGCTAGACACAGCGGTGTGGTGCCAATGATAGAGAgtctgcaaaaaaattaatcagttaatatattataaagtttaagttgaaagtttttgaacatcaaatatatataattttacgtGATGTAATACTCACAGTCTTTACTGTACTCTGACACATAAATTCTctccacaaaaatattttgccagTTTCGTCGCCTGTGATTATCGCTTCTTCAAAAGGATGTGCGCGAACGACCGTAATTGGGACATGGTGGGCGTTAAAAAACCTGCAAAAGGAAACAGAGAATACAAGTTAAATACGAATGccgcaatcaaaaaaaaaaattgtgggtctaaacaatataaatatgcgCTCTCtgcttatatgtatttataaataataaaaaggcTTTAGTAAAAagctttgtaaaataaatagaGCACAATTTACCTCTTCCATGCCCACGTTTTATAATTAAGGAAATATATATACGCCCCTTGTGCTAtagcaatatttttgaaattgtttgtgTGCACTGCAATTAGGGGTACGTCGGGCCTATAATTAAAGAGTAAtccatgaaaaaattataacaataaaaatatctcGATAAACTTACAGCAACTGTAATTTACAGGGTACGTATAAACGTTTCGCACTACTTGTATCCACAACGCGCCATTGAACTTTCTCCTCAACAGCGGTGCGAATTGTAATAAACGCACACGCCGTTTTggaatttccatataaattGATTAGGTTAAAACTTAGAACTTGTTGATCTGTATTCAATTTTAAATCTAATTTCTCTTGAAGTCGGCCGCTTCGCCAAAACCAACGAAACACTTCTCCTTTCGATGTGCATGCAACTAGCGTTTCACTGTCGCGCAATTCCAATTCCATGGACACTAGATTACAATTAGCGTCTGCTAGTTTGCGTACATGCTCACCCGTTGCCGTAGAATAAATTCGCACAACATCCTTGGAACGTATAAATATGAACCTATAATTCGAAAACTTTAGCGGTGAAACACTTTTAAGTAACGCTTTTAAACTCACTCTCCTCCAGGGGCAAAAAGTGGCGTATGTTCAACAAGATTGGCACCAGCCAAATATTGCAGTTTGAGTTTATCAAGTTCGTCAAAATCCattatgtattattttcataaattgggATAGTTTTATATTACACTTTATAGCTTTTGTAGCCGAGTTATCAGTTGACACACGCTTTGCCTCTTTGCTTTGTTTGTTATACTGCAATGTGTTGCTGCAATGATTTTCTGAACAGTTTAAAGGCAGCAAACCACTGCCTTAAACACCAAAAAGCGTGGGAATATGGTTGTccaacaatttttcaaacatttatattttaattaatataaatttaagttttaataatGGCACTTTTCACTGTTGCCTTGCACGTGTTGAATCTGTCAAAAATTATAATCCATTGTAAGTGATGTGCTACAAATTCAGTTTCATTTTCCATAGCCTCCTAAACTGTTTCCAAGAAAACTcataatattcatatattgcatttttatattaaatatttctatcGTAGCAAATTTTAGTAGAGCCTGAAGCACTAAACTACGCATGACTAATATTCCTTAaggaatttttaataattgttcagTTTTATGAATACTAATCGATTTTCTATTTCGATAACATTAATGTTGTCAAAACTGTCAATCACTAATATTGTATGAGAACAGCTGTTGCCTGCGTGGgacattgattttttttctttcatataaaCGTACGAacgaaacaacaaaaagcattataatattttataaatttgtgctCATTTATCACAGAAAACTCAATGGAAACACTGTTGAAGAGTGTGTAAAAATACAAgtgaaacattttaaaaattaagcgCTATCTTTAATGATTGCGAGCGCATTTAACGATTGAAaacaaaatctaaatttatttgCGGCACAAGTGTGTACGtagcaatttatttataaagtgtTAAATGTAAAATGCGACCGAATTGCACATTTATCACCCCGGTATTGTTatggcatgtgtgtgtgctgctgACCTGCTTTTGTCCCAGCGTGGTACTAGGAAACCTCAAGGTCATTTATGCTGTGAACGCTGGGGGTCAAGAACATACTGACAAACATGGCATACATTATAGTGCAGATCCTTTGCATGGACGTATTGGAACAGCATCCGATTATGGTAATCACCTGCTATTGATTGGCCGTGTGCCGGAACAAGATGAAGTGCTTTATCGCACTGAACGTTATCATACAGCGACATTCGGCTACACATTGCCAATAGACGGTGATGGCGAGTATGCGTTGATAATGAAATTCTGTGAAGTCTATTTTAATGAGCCAAATAAAAAGGTAAGCTTCAATTGACTTTCGCGTTAAATGCGAAGTGTCATatacattaatttttgatttataatgGGCGTTTCGTTTTCTGATATTCGTAACTGATTATTTTGATCCATCATATCTTAGGCATatatcgtcatctaaaatgcaaaacaacgtatgatcaaaaattcgaaattggttattgattacgattcactTCGTcagattacatacatatgaacatactaGTACATGCACGTGTATGCCCACAACTTTAAGGTTCTGATATCATATATAacccagttttaaccaatatttaacttttgttaCACTCATGTTCACTTTATATCGCGTTTTATTCATTCccctgtaaatttccgaaaatgatactttattttgaattttggatGACGATATACAGAATTATGTGATTGgataaaatgaaatgttttctAATTATCAACGTATATTGTTTGCGGTTTAtgactatatattttttgcggTTTAtgactaataataatttttgtattatttcaggTCTTCGATGTGGTTCTGAACAACAAACATACTGTAGTAAAGGAATTGGATATATTTCATCAAGTAGGCCGTGGTACGGCCCATGAAGAGTACGTTTATTTCATCATCTCTAATGATCGACTATACTACAAAGATGAACAATCGGACATACGGAATGGTGTAGTGCGCTTAGATTTCATTAAAGGCCACTATGATAATCCAAAAATCAATGCCTTTGCGTTACTCAAAGGTGATGTGGCAAATATTCCTCGATTGCCGCCCACATCGGATGATATTCTCCCGATCGATTCTGATATGGCAGTTTTTAATGATCGCGTCTCTGCGGAGGGTGGCGGCAAAAGTGAAATTTCATCGGACCAACTACCGGAAAACCAGCAGCGCAGTAGAGATTCGCCGTCTTCAGTAGATGATGATATATTTGATGAAGATGAAGATAATGAAGAGGAAACATGGACAAAAAAACGTAAGGTTAGTGGTCCACGGCAACCGGACCCCTACTCCATGGACGATTCTTCAGTTATGTTGCCAGTGTTCATAGCGATTGGTGCATTTATACCATTGCTCTTTTGTCTCTGCAAATTGTGATTTGTTATTACGTTGTGTACGTAAGTTATTAAAGAACAAATGGTACTAAGTGGAGCGGATGTGTGATGTATGCGGCTTTTGTTCACTCTCGTTTATACTGAAGTTTCACATTTGTTGGAACACCGGATATTGTTGCTAAGTCCAACAGCTACATTTAAGTTCACTATTTATTTGAAGTTGCACCTGATCTccttggtatatatgtatatgttttttattgaaatatttttcttcctgTTCTGAcacatttgctttaattttcagTAAAGATGTTATTATTGAGtttcacgtttttttttatatttatttaaaaagttaaaataatatttttggttgtGAAGTATAGAAATGCGTACTTATTACTGCTATGCGTTTTCAATAAAAGTGTTCAATGCTCAatgaattttctaaaaaaacgcacaatgtgttttaaaattttttaaaattatttttgcttaaaataatattgttgtGAAGAGTTTAAGTTATAAAAGATTTATGAATTATAATAGTATTATTATAAGTACATAACTATTATTTAATGTATGTgctagttaaaaaatttttgaaaaatagatttgtgtcaaattgttcaatatatttgatttatttggtATACGTAAGTAAGAATAATCCTTATccaggattgcacagcaatctgtgggaaaaggcttaaggccctggattcagtgtatatcagcagggatcacataacCTCGCTTGAGCCCAGCAAACTCCTGGAACTATTCAGGCTGCTTGGGCTCtgtgaggtcatgtgatataggagagggcacaatagaccctaggtcgcggtgcattacctcatttaataattctaattctaattctaagaATAATAGTATCACTTATTCCagctaaaaactattttttttatttatgattatttcaatttttcatctGAGAACATTTATTcaccaatattttattaattaactttGTATTCACCACGTTGCGACAATCGACTTCCCAACACTGGTTGGCATTAAGTTTGAAAGCCAGTGTAAATTGATTTGTCACATCTGATGAACAAAACGTAAAtaaataggggtattctcttgctcttgcaagattgcagattgcaaaaatactacaccgaaatatacaagggaacgagagcacccattgcagaatctagtgatatatgagcgactgattcaatcaatttattgtaaatgactattgtgcatggctattgtgaattggcgcaccttctgcatgcatttttaacaaaaaaaactgtaacaaaactttataatttaaatagaaattataaaatctaattaaaatttacctttctcaacagtttaacgacgtaatatgtctttatgtaaaatggcaactacaacagggatgcaattttatttttgcgtgacattgcacactaatatacacgggttttggtctgacatatttcacagcccttgcaaatatttttctgcgtgtgtttgttgttgtgccgttgtaaatttgcaatgcttgcaccgtgcaccgggttttgcaagagcaagagaatacccctaatatttCAAGTaggtttgcaaatatgtcacagtgagaaaatcaaagaaaagtaTCCGATGTAATTAAAACATTTGTTGAAAATGAAGATCCTTTGTGAGACAGTTGTGCAAGATCGAGTAACGCAACGTAATCGTTCACCTCGCTATGTTAAATCCACTCTGGCAGTTGGATATAATAATTCCGCCAAAGATGTAGATGGAAACAATACCAGACTCCTAGAAATAATGCATTTTACACCACAGAATCAAGCGGGCGAACGATTCAAAGTCACCAATAACATTGATAAAATATTCTCCAAATTTTTGCGAGATGGCAAAGTTACCATTGGTTTCAAAGAGCCGGCGATAAATCTCATGATCAATTGCGATCCCATACCGTTGAAGGGTTTCCTACAAACTATAAAGCTTGGTTTGGAGGGGAAAGATTCAATAAACTTAAGACTGAATATAGCAGCTGCGACTGCTATACTACAACGCTCAAAGCCACAAGAGAAATTGACGGTTTTGCGTCGTGGAGATTATCCAGTCAAAGGATTTCCACGCACtctgaaatcattaaaaatttcgaacataCAATTACTGAAAATAACATTTGATATTTGCTCCCTACGTAATTTAACTACGCTCGATTTAAGTGATAATCAAATTTCTAAAGTaagtaatttattaattttttttttatttccgtacttcataatatttatatttttctcaagGTGCCACGTGAGATGGGTCGTTTACCACTTGTGTCTTTTACTATTAACAACAACCAATTGGGTACAATTAACAATTGGGAATGGTTGCGTGGCAAAGAAATACGTAAATCTCTGCGTGAATTAGATTTATCTGCCAACGAATTAAACCATTTTCCACTTGACATAATACGCCTTGAGCAGCTGGTGGGACTTAAATTAagtgataataaaattaaacgatTACCGTTTGGCTTCCGTCGTCTTCGTAACTTACGCAACTTAAATATAGCTTCTAATTTGCTGACTTCACTGCcatccgatttcaaccaaatgcGTATTGTTGTGCTGGATCTGTGGGGAAATAAATTTGGCATGAAAATGGAGCATAATATAAGTGAGGCAGGCACTAATAAACTCAATTCTGCGCCACTGTGGCTTTTAGCGGCACGTGCTGTTTGCCAAAATAAATTGCCTTATTCTGCGGGCACAATACCTTGGATGTTGATCGACATTTTGGCTGAATCGCCGCTTTGCGCTTGTGGAAAACTATGCTTCGACACTACAATTTATGAACGAGCTGTGATGGCTACGCTAGATAACGTAAAGACATTAGTTAGCAGTAGAGAACACTTAATTTATGCTGATATAGTGCTGTGTGGAATGAGTTGCGGAGGACGAAAACAAATGCTTTTTTATGAGCAACCTTAACAGAGAACAGAGGAGTATAGTATTTAAATCTCATTATTGCTGTTTATGTATAGTTTTCGCTTCAATCAATTGCAGCATTTATATAacaatttctaatttatttgaaaaatattatttttattttcaaaaataataaaaattcacttaCAAATCAGATGTAGCATctcaaataaatgtttattattcaAACATCCATTCTTCTGACAGCTgtaaccttaaaaaaatatgtgatgCGTTTGACAGAAGAAAATGCCAAACATAGTGATGCGTGTTCAAGTCGCCTAGTTTCAAACAGTTCTTACCACGAAGCATCCTAAACTAGCCGAACtaacagtccttggccggacaaaatccgagtcaattgcGGTGACATAGAACCGCCTACTGTGGGAATGGCAGCTAGCGTCATAATTGACCAGGTAGCTCGAAACCTAAATCAACAATTCCCaggacagccggttctacgcagcGAAATTGACTGGGATTTCATCCATCCAAGGGCCGTTTTTTCGCCGATCTAACCCTGTTTGGATCGGCGAGtactaatttgtgtttgtcgtcattggagcaatgccttgcagcagggtagctccgtatcctcctgactcgtgctggcattgagtccaaccaggtcccggaggaatttttctgctgcgtaagcgcaaaaaggctccatccaaactccacctcggtcaggtgtaataCATGTAATGGActcacagggagtggaccacgcgttatgTGGCTCCATGTTGTCTACGCAATACTGCGAcacaagcctctacggctgtgcaatctgcacatagttcGGCCAGTCAACCCGAGTGGCAACAGAGGACCTCCACGGTCCCCAGGTGTTCAAACAGGCAACATAGCTCTCACTCTCATTCCGCTCCATACCTCGTGCGAGAACCAAccagcaactcttggttcctcgaacagtctgttccgtgtgtcagaccgtcatacgtcggaatGTTACATCAGTAaagtgcaattcctgcactggCTGGTGTCACTTCCCGGCGTGTTGCGGCCTGCccaccacacgtgagtggagtgaaTCGGACGTTGtcccatgctgcaggagtctgcccccgcaattcacaacagtggcgtcgccaaccaACTCAACCCTCCTCCTTTGGTctgaccccgtcgaaacagcacgtttcttgggcctcccgttagatgacctcgacgacaacgcAAATGACCCTTAcaatcctaacggggattagataactgttaaaacaacaacaacaactacttatCCGaccaaatgaaaataaagcgtTTTTGGTTGCTGTCACATCAGCAGATGCAGTAAACAATCTTTGGCACGACTAGACAAAATAATAAGCCGATATTTAGATGCCCACCAATTTTAAATAGCAAAGGTCATTAGTGCAGGACCACTGCAGACAAAGACGAGGTGTTGGCTACATTCCTCCAAAACACGTTTACTCCTAACGAGTTAAGTTACGGATCTAGCAATGCGGCAGTCAGGACTTTTTTGAATGTTGCTGGTCAAATGGAATTTCCGATTGCTAAAATAGAGGCAGCAAAAGTGCAGGAGGAGATCAAAGCATCGGCAAACAAAAAATCACCAGTTTATGACAGAATTAATGCGTTTGCACCTAAAGCACCTTCCGAAAACGTAAACGAAACGTAATCAGGATGGATAGTCAATTTTTTTAACGGAATACTCAGACTTTGTCATTTCTTAAATCCGGAAAACTTAAACATC belongs to Bactrocera dorsalis isolate Fly_Bdor chromosome 1, ASM2337382v1, whole genome shotgun sequence and includes:
- the LOC105224196 gene encoding malectin-A, producing the protein MRPNCTFITPVLLWHVCVLLTCFCPSVVLGNLKVIYAVNAGGQEHTDKHGIHYSADPLHGRIGTASDYGNHLLLIGRVPEQDEVLYRTERYHTATFGYTLPIDGDGEYALIMKFCEVYFNEPNKKVFDVVLNNKHTVVKELDIFHQVGRGTAHEEYVYFIISNDRLYYKDEQSDIRNGVVRLDFIKGHYDNPKINAFALLKGDVANIPRLPPTSDDILPIDSDMAVFNDRVSAEGGGKSEISSDQLPENQQRSRDSPSSVDDDIFDEDEDNEEETWTKKRKVSGPRQPDPYSMDDSSVMLPVFIAIGAFIPLLFCLCKL
- the LOC105224195 gene encoding leucine-rich repeat protein 1, encoding MKILCETVVQDRVTQRNRSPRYVKSTLAVGYNNSAKDVDGNNTRLLEIMHFTPQNQAGERFKVTNNIDKIFSKFLRDGKVTIGFKEPAINLMINCDPIPLKGFLQTIKLGLEGKDSINLRLNIAAATAILQRSKPQEKLTVLRRGDYPVKGFPRTLKSLKISNIQLLKITFDICSLRNLTTLDLSDNQISKVPREMGRLPLVSFTINNNQLGTINNWEWLRGKEIRKSLRELDLSANELNHFPLDIIRLEQLVGLKLSDNKIKRLPFGFRRLRNLRNLNIASNLLTSLPSDFNQMRIVVLDLWGNKFGMKMEHNISEAGTNKLNSAPLWLLAARAVCQNKLPYSAGTIPWMLIDILAESPLCACGKLCFDTTIYERAVMATLDNVKTLVSSREHLIYADIVLCGMSCGGRKQMLFYEQP
- the LOC105224199 gene encoding WD repeat-containing protein 75, whose protein sequence is MDFDELDKLKLQYLAGANLVEHTPLFAPGGEFIFIRSKDVVRIYSTATGEHVRKLADANCNLVSMELELRDSETLVACTSKGEVFRWFWRSGRLQEKLDLKLNTDQQVLSFNLINLYGNSKTACAFITIRTAVEEKVQWRVVDTSSAKRLYVPCKLQLLPDVPLIAVHTNNFKNIAIAQGAYIYFLNYKTWAWKRFFNAHHVPITVVRAHPFEEAIITGDETGKIFLWREFMCQSTVKTTLYHWHHTAVSSIAFTPSGAGFYSSGHESVLVYWNTQRPNLRNFLPRMGSVICQLAANDINSQIAVCTADNAVHFVGTDKKVTCTLQDFTYIEDDKTGQCKFPVGLRLNPRTNTLVLNGKHCHLQFYSVYTKNMLYNMDIVMQNALSMESDKVLYNIIVTKAAFNIDWMATGEVFNDREHLPELRLKFWKYDEAAKNYVLNTNIELPHEGGFKAIEFSSPNQMDNLLCATVGEDNIIKIWSLEETDNIYNKGKVWYCVAQTCYRNLPIESISFSQDGSVLAAGYGNTLCIYKAENLKLKAALTPPPGYDGVAPHIQVSLRRKDIESPLKDEFTPEKQKRWLQLLNDFVEKYDETLIKELEKFAEKCEKIEFNPKEVSAEEIDEETRRQLYNKIMDMHELNFFHKVLLFQRLGIHVNVRPEGRARLLAYLYDTILPEGEQKCYRDMENVLKRMSPRERYRAKSRMHEYQNRQNKYDVDVQRKLLPLMEVLNFGDKSKGSTLTNGTSTHYDISGATSEKTTTTAKQTAATDLVEEIGDLDPVRAQISKVQFAAGEWAHLVVVCTERRVLIFNLLTLRLHAACKLSVEHLAFDPISNLCAAFTKYNELYVFQPNVPLPIYQRRNLPPLYGAVWIPRRHPKNRSINVDWQAQSTLYFLTEEQEIRYLGVPDSVDDDAPPPITFSNPANQALQYSTFGTFATQQHSDMQTNSRQPIGPLVIGNSSKMAVKSLIEMSTHTMPPLSLLAADFVKSLLKTADTQEKDEAAQTEKTNKPLYNRRKMLNGGAAVFMNGRDGHSTDDDESADEELDADAKVKVKTNETKRNTTNDEDVEMGDEATAMEKRKSFIVKSEAINANAAKSSLAQQRHDNEAQLKRISAFSVELEF